The genomic segment CTTCGACGGACATCCGGACGCCCAGTTAACGGCCGTCGCGGATGTCCGCCTGGGCGCCGCCCAGGCGATGGCCGAACGGTTTAAGTGCCCGGCGTTCGAGGGCTACAAGGCGCTGCTGGCCGACGGGCCGGCCGTCGACGCCGTTCTCATTTGCACTCCGCCGGACACGCACGAGGAAATCACGACCGCGTTCGCCCGCCGGGGCGTGCACGTGCTGTGCGAGAAGCCATTCACGATCACCCCGGCGAGCGCGAAGCGGATGGTGATCGAGGCCAGGCAGGCCGGCGTCCTGCTGACGATGGCGTCGAAGTTCCGGTACGTCGAGGACGTCATTAAGGCCAAGTCGATCGTGGCCTCGGGCGTCCTCGGGGAAATCGTCCTGTTCGAGAACGCGTTCACGTCCCGGGTCGACATGTCGACCCGGTGGAACGCCGACCCGAAGGTGAGCGGCGGCGGGGTGTTGATCGACAACGGGACGCACTCGGTCGACCTGATGCGGTACTTCCTCGGGCCGCTGGCCGAGGTCCACTGCGTCGAGGGCAAGCGGGTCCAGGGGTTGGAAGTAGAAGACACGGTCCGCGTGTTCGTCCACTCGGCCGCCGGGGTCATGGGGAGCGTCGACCTGTCCTGGAGCCTGAACAAGGAACTCGACTGGTTCCTGAACATCTACGGCTCGCAGGGTACCCTCCAGGTCGGGTGGAAGCAGTCCAAATACCGGCAAGCCGGGCGGGACTGGGTCGTGTTCGGCAAGGGGTACGACAAGACGCAGGCGTTCCGGTCCCAGATCGGTAACTTCGCCCGCGCGATCCAGGGGACCGAGCCCCTGCTCATCAGCTGGGAGGACGCGATCGCGTCCGTGGACGCGATCGCCGCCGCCTACCAGTCGCTCCGGGAATCCCCGTGGACGGGCGTCAAGTCCCGCAGCCCCGCGGATATGACCCGCACGCCGGCGCCGGCCGGGGTTGGCATCGACGCTCAAGCATTGGGGAGGGTCCTCGATGCAGGACGTTGACACGCCCCCGCCCGCCAGCCTGGCGCCGTCGGCCGCCCCTCCTGCCCGGGTTCACCCCACCGCGCTGATCGAGCCCCGCGTCGTCCTCGGGCGGGGGACGAGCGTGTGGGACAACGTCCACATCCGGCACGACACGACGGTCGGGGACGAGTGCATCATCGGCGAGAAGACGTACATCGCGTACGGCGTCAAGATCGGGCACCGGTGCAAGATCAACAGCATGGTCTACGTCTGCACTTCGGTCACGATCGAAGACGGCGTGATGATCTCGGCCGGGACGATCTTCACGAACGACAAGTTCCCCCGCGCCGCGACCCCGGACCTGCGGCACCTGAAGCCGTCCGAGCCGGACGACCAAACTCAGGAAACGCTCGTCCGTGAAGGGGCGACGATCGGGGCCGGTTGCACGATCGGCTCCGGCCTGACGATCGGCCGCTGGGCGATGGTCGGCATGGGGGCGCTCGTGACCAAGTCGGTGCCCGACTACACACTCGCCATCGGCCACCCGGCCGTCCCGGTCGGGGTGGTCTGCCGGTGTGGTCAGCTACTCCTCCGTTATGCCCCTGGCGAATCGCCCGCGTTCGAGCAACTGAGCTGCGAAGCCTGCGAGCGGCTGTACGAGTTCGAGGCGGGCGTCGTGACGGAACTTGACCTGCCGGACGTGCCTGCCGTTCCGCCGCTCGGCGTGCCGAAGCGGAAATCGGCGGGGACGTGATTTTTCCAGGCGAGCGGGGGACGTTAGTCCCCTGATTCTCGACCCTGAAGAAACGGTTCGACGCACTCTCAACCAATGACTTAACGACGAGTTTGCCCGAAAACGGGAATCAGGGGACTGACCTCCCCCGCTCGCCTTGCTGGGGAAACACTCTCCCGTGGATACTTCTGCCGAACATTGGGGCATCGTCGGCGGGGGCGTTCTCGGCCTCGCGCTCGCGGACCGGCTCCGCGCGGCGGGCCACCGCGTCACCGTACTTGAGGCCGCCCCCCAGCTTGGCGGGTTGGCCGCCGCGTGGGATTTGGGTGGCATCACCTGGGACAAGCACTACCACGTCATTTTGCTATCGGACACGAACGTCCAGCGGCTGCTCAAAGACCTGGGTCTCGATTCCGAGTTCGTCGGCGTCGAGACCAAGACCGGGTTTTATACCGACGGCCGACTTTACTCGATGTCGAACTCGTTGGAGTTCCTGCGGTTCCCACCGCTCGGCCTCGTCAGCAAGTTCCGCCTCGGCCTGACGATTAGCCACGCATCCCGGTTGAAGGACTGGAAAGCCCTGGAGAAGATCCCGGTCGTTGAGTGGCTGACGAAATGGTCCGGCCGGCGGACGGTGGAGAAGATCTGGCTGCCGTTACTCCGCGCGAAACTCGGGGATAGTTACAAGATCGCCTCGGCCGCGTTCATCTGGGCGATCATCGCACGGATGTATGCAGCCCGGCGTTCGGGGCTCAAGAAGGAGATGTTCGGCTACGTCCGCGGTGGGTACGCGCGAATTCTCGACAGGTTCGCCCAGGTACTTGCAGATCGAGGCGTCGACATCCAGACGAACGCGGCGGTCGCCCGCGTCGAACCGGAGACGGCCGGCACGGTCCGTGTCGATATGGCGGACGGCACCGCCCAACACTTCGACCGCGTGGTTGTGACAGCGGCCGCGCCGCTCGCGTCCCGGCTCGTTCCCGGGCTGGCGACCGCCGAACACGAGCGGTTGGCCGGCGTGACCTACCAAGGCATCGTCTGTGCGTCCGTCCTGCTCAAGAACCCGCTCGACCGATTTTACGTCACTAACATCACCGACGATTGGGTGCCGTTCACGGCCGTGATCGAGATGTCCACCCTGGTCGACCGGGCCGCGTTCGGAGGCAATTGTCTGGTCTACCTGCCCAAGTACGTCGCCCCGAACGATCCCCTATTCGACGAATCGGACGAATCGATCCGTGCCCGCTTCCTGACCGCGCTCGCCCGCATGTACCCGCATTTCCGGGAAGACGAGGTGCTGGCGTTCAAGGTGTCGCGTGTGCGGAATGTGTTCGCCGTCTCGACGCTCGATTACTCCGCCCACGTACCGTCGATCGCGACCAGCCTGCCGGGCGTGTACCTGGTGAACTCGTCGCAAATTGTGAACGGGACGCTGAACGTCAACGAGACGTTGCAACTCGCCGACCACGCCGCGGCGACGCTTCTGGCCGACCGCGTTCCCGTGCCGGTCTGATTCCCCACGCCTCATTGTGACCCGCCTCGGACCCGATCCATGCCCCGCCCCCTGTGTAGCCTGTCGCTCGACCTGGACAACCTCTGGTCGTACTTGAAGACGCATGGCGACCCCGGGTGGGACACCTACCCGTCGTACCTGGAAACGATCGTCCCGCGCGTCCTCGCGCTGCTGAAAGCGCGGGGGCAGAAGATCACCTGGTTCATCGTCGGCAAGGACGCGGCGGAGCCCGCGCATCATCCGGTCCTTCGCGAGATCACCCGGCAGGGCCACGAGGTCGGCAACCACTCGTTTCACCACGAGCCCTGGCTGCATCTGTACGCCGAGCGCCAGATCGAGGACGAACTGTCGCGGACCGAGGACGCGATCGAGGCGGCCACCGGCGCGCGGCCCGAGGGCTTCCGCGGGCCGGGCTTCAGCTTCTCCCCGACGCTCCTGACCGTCCTCGCCCGCCGCGGCTACCGCTACGACTGCTCGACGTTCCCGACCTTCCTCGGCCCGCTCGCCCGGATGTATTACTTCGCCACCGCGAAGGGCCTGACGGCGGACGAGAAGGCGCAGCGCAAGCAACTATTCGGCAAACTGAGCGAAGGGTTCCGGCCGCTCGCACCGTACACCTGGAACACTGGCGCGGGACCGTTACTCGAAATCCCGGTCACAACGATTCCGGTGATGAAGACCCCGTTTCACCTGAGTTACATCCTCTTTCTGGCCGGCTTTTCGAAAGCGGCAGCCCGGGCGTATCTGCGGGTGGCCGTGACGATGTGTAAGGCGACCGGGATCGAGCCTTCCTTCCTTCTCCACCCGCTCGACTTCCTCGGCTGCGACGACACCGACCGGCTCGCGTTCTTCCCGGCGATGAAGCGGCCGCACGCCGAGAAGCTCGAATTCGTCGTCGAGGTGTTCGACCTGTTGGCCCGTGAGTTCACCCTCGTACCGATGGGCGACCACGCGACCGCCGCGGCCCGCCGGTTGGCGGCCGTCACCCCAGTTCCGGTCGGGTAGCCCAATGCTGTCCACGATTTTGCGCACCGGTCTGGTCGATTCGACGCTCCTGGCCGCGGTGGTCGGGCTGGCGTGGAACCTCGTTTCCCCGCGCGGCCGGGTGCCGCGGTGGGTAGTCGCGGGCGGGCTGGTGTTGCTTCTATTGGGCACGTCCGCCCACTTCGGGATTGGCCTCTACCGCGCGTATGCCATCCCCCGGGACGTGATGCAGGACATTGTGGCCGCCCGGGAGTTTTCGGCCGGTCGGCCGATGCACCCGGCCGACATGTCCGCCCGCATTCGCGAAGCCCTGGACGAGGAAGGCGAGCGGCCGTCTCTGCTCTTCTGGTCCAAGAGTCTATCAGCCCGCGAACGGGAGCAGTGGGAGCTAATGCGGCACGAGCACTGGGTTCAGGCTCACCCGCCGGGCATGACGCTGTTCACCGCCCCGTTCGTCCGGCTGTTCGGCGTCCTCGGCACCCAGGTCGCTTTCCTGCTGTTGTCGTTGGTTTGCCTCGGTTACACCCTCCGGGTCATCCACCGCGAACTCTGGCCCGACGCCCCCGCGCCGCTGGTTATCGCCGTCGCGATTGCGGTGGTCGGGTGGGATCCTGTCGTCGACGTACTCCGACTCGGTCAACCCGGGCTCATTCTGGTCGCGCTCCTGACGGCCGCGTGGGCCAACGTCCGTAAGGGCAGAGAGGGGGTAGGTGGAGCTTTTGTGGCTGTGGCCGTGTCGCTGAAGTTAATCCCCGCAGTCCTCTTCGTTCCACTGTTGGCACAACACCGGCGGGCGTTCGCGACAGCCCTTTTGGTCCTCGCTCTCGTTGCGGCAACCATCGCTGCCATCGTTCCTTGGTCAGACCTCGTCGAATACCGCGTGACGGCTGACGGCGTGGTGGAGGAATACGCCGCGTTCCCGGGCAACATCTCCCTGCTCGGGGCTTACGCGCGGGTCGCCCGTGCCGTTGGGCAGCCGTTGGGCACCGCGAAACTGGCCTGGGCGGTGACCGGCGGTGCGATCGCACTCGGGCTCTTATGGGGCTTGGTTCGGGCCAATCGAAGTGTGGCCGAGACGGACCGTGGGTTCGCCCTGGGGACGGCACTCATGCCGCTCGCCTCCCCGGTGGCCTGGGATCACTACCTCGTGTTCCTGATCCTGCCCCTGGCAATCCTCGGCCGCATGGTCTACGTAAATTCGTCGAGCTATCGGGCACGGGTGGCGTTTTGGGCCTTGCTCGCCGCCCTCGCCATCACGGACCACACGTACATCTGGGCGATCGACACGGTTCGCGAGGCCGGGCTGACGGTCCTGGAACTCGGCCTCGTCGAACCGCTACGGGTGTGGCTGATCGCGGCCGTTCTGGGCTGGCTGGCCGTCATCCGGACGCCCGCCGAGTCTTTGCAGTCTGCGGGGTCGGTATGACATTCCTTCCGCGGGCTCCGTGGTGGCCGCTCGGCGTCGTCCTGATGGCGGTCCTCGGCGGCCATCTTTACGCTTCACCGGCGGGCGAACCGTTCAAGAATCACGACGAAACCCGGCACGTCATGACCGGGGTCTTCTTCCACGACCTCGCCTTCGATCTACCGACCGCCGCGAGCGACCCGAAGGGGTACGCGGTGCGGTACTACACCCAATACCCGGCACTCGGGTTACTCGCCTGGCCGCCACTCTTTCACATGGTGGAGGGGTTGGCCATGACGCTGCTCGGGACGAGTTACCTGACGGCCCGGGCGGTCCTGACGCTGTACGTCATCCTGGCCGCCGTTTATGCCTACCGGCTGGCCGCCCGGACCCACGGTCCACGGATCGCCATCGTGAGCCTGGCCGTCCTGATGTTTTCTCCCGTGGTGTTCGACTACAGCCGGTACGTCTTGCTTGAAGTCCCGACGCTCGCCCTCGTTCTCGGGGCGGTGTTTCACTTCGAGCGCTACCTGACGGACCTCCGGGCGCGCGACGCGTGGCTGGCTTGTCTGTTCGCCGCCGCTGCCGCTTTGACACGATTCGACGGGATTCTGCTCCTGCCGTATGTCCTCATCCGCCTCACCGCGACTTGGAATTTTGCGTTGGTCCTTCGCCGACCGGTTGTCCTGGGCGTGGCCGCCGCTCTCCTGCTGACGGTCCCTTATTACTTGCTAACCTGGCGAGAATACGGGACCGGCGTTACAACCGCGGCGGCCGCCGGGACCGCCCCCGATTCGACCGGGTTTCTCGACCCGAATAACTTCTGGCTGTATCCTGCGTTCGTGTACAAGCAGATGGGGTGGGTGACGGCGGTCACGGCGGGGGTTGGGCTGGTTTATTGCCTGTTCGCACGGCGGGCGGGGTGCGGTCCGTACTTCGGACTGGTCGTCGCGACCTATGTGACCTTCGTGCCGCTGGCCGAACCGGACTTGCGACATGCGATCTACTGGGTGCCGGCGCTGGCCGTCTTCGCGACCATACTCGTCGACCAGGCGTACCGCCTCGGCCGACCGGCCGGCATGGTGGCCAGCGCGGCCCTAGTTGGCGTCACGGCCTACGTGGGGATCGGCCACACCGGCTTCGCCCTTCACGGGTACGCCGACGCCGCCCGGTACGTGGTCGCCAATCGCACGACCGACCGGCCAGTGTTGTTCGAGGGCGTGCTGACGGGCGGCTTCGTTTACCAGATCCGTCAAGCCGACCCGGACCGCCGCCTGTGGGTACTCCGCGGCGACAAGCTCTTCTACGCGGTCCTCAGCGACCCGCACGGGAAGTACGAGGAGTTCGCCGGCACCGACGCGGACGTGCTGGCCGTCCTTCACGAAGCGGACCCGGAGTACATCGTCGTGGAGGAGCCGCAGTTACTGTTTGATCTGCCCGCGGCCGACCGCCTCCGGGCCGTGCTGCGAGCGCACCCGAGCGGTTCCGATTGGAGTATGAGGTGCCGCTGCGGACGAATCACCACGAGTTCCGGAAGGTGACGCTGCAAATCTGGAAGAAGTTGGACCGCAACCCGGCCGCCCCGACGGGAGTGGCCATTCCCGTACTCGGATTGGGCAAGACGCTGGGTACGAAAAAGTAGCCGCACTTTTCGGGGCACGATCTTGCGGCCGCCTCGCGGGCCAATCAAGATGTCCCACACGGGCTGCGCCTTTTCCAAACCGGCCCGCCCTCTCTTTCCGAGGCCAACAATGACCCGCCGATTCTGGGCGTTCCTTCCACTCGTAGCGTTGTTGTGGCTGGCGGCCCCGGCTTCCGCCCCGGCCGCCGACCCGACCCCTTCGACCAGTCGGACGTACCGATCGAGGAGAAGCCGACCGATCCGGCCCTGGCCAAGATCGTTCTGATCGCGGGCCATCCCACTCCGAAGCTGAAGTCTGGCGAGCATGAATACTTCGCGGGCTGCGCGCTGCTCTGGAAAATGCTGAAGCAAACGCCGGGCGTATTTCCCGTCGTGGTCCGCGACGCGTGGCCGAAGAAGGCGGACACGTTGACGGGGGCGAAGGCGGTCGTCCTCTTCCTCGAAGGCGGCGACGTTCACTCCGCCCTGAAGGGCGACCACATGCAAGAACTGCTGGCCCTCGAACGGGCGGGAACCGGCATCGTCCACTTGCACTCGGCCATCGACTACCCCAAGGACTACGGCGACCGCACGCGGACCCTCGCCGGGGCTGCCTGGGAAAAGGGCTATTCGCTCCGTGCCCACTGGGTCTCGTCGTTCGAGACGTTCCCGGACCACCCGGTCTGCCGAGGCGTTACGCCGTTCAAAATCGACGACGGGTGGCTCTGGAAACTGCGATTCGTGCCGGACATGAAAGGGATAACGCCGCTACTGCGAACCAAGTCCCCGAAAGCGGCAACCACGACCACCGACGATGAGGCCATCATTTCGTGGGCTTACGACCGGCCGAGCGGGGGCAAATCATTCGCGTTTACGGGCTGCCACTTGCACGACAGCTGGAAACAAGAAGGGTATCGGCGGTTCCTCGTCAACGGGATTCTCTGGTCAGCTGGCCGGGAGATTCCGCCCGGCGGTGCCCCCGTCGCCCTCGACGCCAAAGACGCTTGGAAGCACCTCGACCGCAAGCCAGCGAGTAAATAATGGGGTTCTGTCGAACCTGAAACAGCATCAACGTCGTTAAACGAGCGAGCCCGGAACAATCGTCCCGGGCTCGCTCGTTTATTTCCCGTCGTTACTTCGATTCGGTATCCTTCTTGGCCTTTTCCAGTAAGTCGGAGATCTTCTTCTGAAGCTCTTCGAGTTTAGCCTTATCGTCCTCGTTCAGTTCCTTGTCGCTCAGGTCTTGTTCGTGCTTGTTCAGTTCTTCGATTTCTTGCGACAGCGCGTCGACCTGTTTCTGGAGCTTGGTCTTCTCGTCGTCTTTGGCCTCGGCGGCCTTCTTCTTCATGTCGGCGAGTTTGTCCGCCAACTTCTTCTTCTTGTCGACGACATATTCCTTGGCCTTGGCCTTGTCGCTGTTGAACTTCGCCCGGTCGAAGTTGACGTGAATTCCCGTCTCGTCCTTCTTCACCCCGAACCAGCCCTGATAGTAGGCCACCCCGCCCCCAATCAAAGCCAGGACCACGACGCCGATAATGACTTTTTTCATTGCTTCGTTCTCCGGGAAAGGAACACTATGCACGTTCTATCTTGTCTGGCAAAGACGGACCGGATCGGGCGACGTTACGATCTGCGTTAGCCGGTCCAGTATACCTCGGTCGGCAGCCCGCGGGCAGCGATTCCTTGGGACTTCTGGACACGCCGGCCCGTTTACCGGCGCCTTGCCTACTGGAGTGTTCGTCGCACGCGGGCCAGTATTGCGAGAGGTGATCCGGATTTCCCGCATGCGTTTACCCTGTGTTCGCGCATCCCCGCGCCCGAATGTCGAAAAAACCTACGATTTCCCCAAAAACTCTCCGGCTCGTAGTTGGCCGGGCGGAGAACATCGCCTAGACTGTTGCGAAACCCTTCTCGCAGAACCGTTTCCAACAATCGGCCAGCGACCGCATGAGTCTGCCGCTCCAGACGACGCAATTGATTCAGGCCGCCCGAGACCTCGTCAAGGGGCTCCCGGCCGATGCCGTGCTATTGCTCACGGAAACGTCCCTCGATTGGGACGAGGTGGGGCGGATTCTGGTCGGCTGCAAGCTGTTCGTGGCGGCCGAGAACCCGGCGCTGACCAAGCCGCTCAGGGACCGCCCGGAGTGGCACGTCATCGACCTGGAAGTGGACCCCATCCCGACCCAGGAGCGGTTGAGCAACGCCCTGTTGCACGCGATCACGTCGAACCTGCTCCAACCCGGCGCGCACGTCGTCGTTCTTTACAACGGCATCGCAACTCAGGAAGACGCGCCGGAGCCGATTGACAGCGTGAGCGTCATTCACCTGGGCGAACACCTCGGCCGGATGACATCGCAAGACCTTCGCGTTCTCGGCACCTCGGTTCCGATGGATGTTCTCCGCTCGGTTGTCGAACTCTCGACCGAGATCGGCCGCGAGGGGCGGGAGGGGCAGCCGATCGGGACCGTGCTGGTGGTCGGGGATACCCGGCGGGTGTTGAAGATGTCCCGCTTCCAAAACTTCAACCCGTTCCGCGGGTACACGAAAGCCGAGCGGGATATTCGGAACCGGGACGTCCGCGAGCAGATCAAGGAGATCGCCAAACTCGACGGCGCGATCCTGATCGGCCGGGATGGGATCGCCGAGGCGGCGTGCCTTTATCTGGACGTGCCGTCCGACGGGATCGACCTGGCGAAGGGGTTTGGCAGCCGGCACATGGCGGCCGCGGGGATCAGCCAGCACACGAAAGCGATCGCGTTTTGCGTCAGCCAGTCGTCCGGCAGCTCGCGCGTCTTTCAGGACGGTTTGGTCAAGCTCCACATCGAACCGCTGGCCCGCCCGCACGTCTGGCAGCCCGTCCGCCTCGAAACCCACGACGCCGACGGTGCCGAGGAAGGCCACGATTGACTGTCGCCCGCCGAGACCCGTTTCGACTGCCGAATAGAAACGAAAAAAGCCCCGCAAGATGTTACCCTTGCGGGGCTTATGAAGGGTGAGTGAGGGGACTTGAACCCCCGACCCCCAGAGCCACAATCTGGTGCTCTAACCAGCTGAGCTACACCCACCACGTCACTCGGTTGATTTTAGCGGCGCCCCCGCCGGTGACAAGATGTTATTACTCGTGACCTCGCCGACTGATCCGCGACGGGCCGGTTCGGGCGATTGGAATGTCATTCCGGGGCCGGGTGCGTATAATACCCGTGTCTGCCGAGCGCGGAGACGATCCCGGGGGGCGATCTGGATTCGACCGGGCAAGTTGATGTGCCGGTGGCGTGCCGAGGTTGATCGGTGGGCCTCGTAAATAGCCGATCACACTTTAACTGCTGAACCGCAGTTTTCCCTCGCGGCTTAATAACCCGTGAGCCGTTCAGTAACCTTCGCCTGAGAGGTTGCTGATCGGACGCCAATTCAGGATCGCGGGTGTTTGAGGGTCGGGGCAACCCGGTCCGCCTCGGTGGCCGCACCTGCTAAAAAATCTGACCGATAGTCTTCCGGGAACCCTGCTTGCTGGGGCTCCGGCGGACGAACATGGGGCGGCCGCAGGGTAGGCCCTAGGCATAAACAAGCTACGCACGTAGATGCCGGTATGTCGGTGCCACGGGACCCGGGTTCAATTCCCGGCGCCTCCACTCAAGGCCCCTTGCGATCAGACGCAGGGGGCCTTTTTCTTTGGGATTATGTTGAGACGCAAGTTCTGCAATGGAATGTTGGGCCTCAATACTCAAACTCGCCGTTACGGTTTTGCTGCCACACCTTCTGGGTTGTTCGCTATCGGTCCCCGTGATAAACTCTGGTTCGTATTTGATCAATTCGCGGAGGCCGGTCATGGCGATGGACGACTTCGACGCGATGATTCATCGGACGTTAATTGACTACTTGATTCACACCAAACAACACGAACTTGCAGCGGTCATACTGGATGGCGAAGTCTGCTCCAAATATATTTTTGATCGGTATGAACTACCTGAGTTTGATCGTTTTTTTATCGACATCCCCGCTGCGGCATACCCTCTGATCGGATCGAATGCACAGTCTCAACAAGCACTGACTGCGGCTATCCGAAAAGTGGCGAGCGGGCAAAAGCCGGAACATATGCCTGATATCCCAGTTGGGGAAATAGCGGTATCCTTCCGCATTAAGTTACTTACCGTTGAACCGGGATGGGAAGTTATCACCCGTTCTTTGCTCGCGAACCCGAAGGGGGCAAATCAAGCACTCGTTTCGGACATCGCCAGTGACGGGCGGCCGCTTCATAAGTGGAATGAACTCCGGTACGCTTCCAAATCCGAAATCGCTGTCGCACAAGAGCTAGAACAACGACAGGTGTTATTCTTTCCTTTAGCAGTCGGCGTCCGGGCTGAGACAGGAAAACATTGGAAGGATCATCGGGAGGCCGATTTTGTGGTCTGCGACAACGGGAACTGGGGTATCCTCGAAGTGTCATACCATCCCGACCGCTATGAAATGGATGCCGAAAAGACTCGATGGTTTAAGAAGTCCGGTATCCTGTGCGTGGAGCATTTTCCGGCAGAGCGTTGCTATAAAGAACCTGAAGCAGTGGTTAATGAGTTCCTTTCCTTGCTCGCGAAGCACAAGCGTTGATCGAGTAAATCGCAAGGGATTGAATTCGCGGTATTTTCAGCCGGTGCCCCCCAGTGTCGAGTCGACTCGACTTTCCCTGTGGCAATGCCCTCTCCCATCACGCCAAAATCTCATTCACCACGCGCCCGTGCACATCGGTCAGCCGGAAGTCGCGGCCGCTATAGCGGTACGTCAGCCGCTCGTGGTCCAGCCCTAGTAGGTGCAGGATGGTCGCGTGCAGGTCGTGAACACTGACCTGGCCGTCCGCCGCGCGGAAGCCGAACTCGTCGGTCGCCCCGTGGACCATGCCGCCCTTCACGCCGCCGCCGGCCATCCACATGGTGAAGCCGTAGTGGTTGTGGTCGCGGCCGTCGCCGTTCTCGGAGACGGGGGTGCGGCCGAACTCGCCGCCCCAGACGACCAGGGTGTCGTCCAGGAGGCCCCGCTGGCGGAGGTCTTTCAACAGGGCCGCGATCGGGCGATCGATCTGGCCGCACTTCTTCTTCAACTCGTCGTTGATCCGGGCGTGGTGGTCCCAGCCGCCGAGGGACAATTGCACGAACCGGACGCCCCGCTCCACCAACCGCCGGGCCAGCAGGCAGCCGCGGGCGAATTCGCCCTCCCCGTAGGCGTCCCGGTCCCGCGGCGTTTCGCGGCGGACATCGAACGCTTCGCCCGCGGCGGACTGCATCCGGAACGCCGTCTCCATCGCCCGGACGCGAGCCTCCAGTTGCGGGTCGTTCCCGTTCGCCGTGGCGTGCGCCCGATTGAAAGCCTGGAGAACGTCGAGCTGCCGTTTCTGGTCGGCGGGCGCGATGGCGGGGTTGCGGAGGTGCCGGATCATCTTCTCGGGGTCGGACTCGGCGGCCGTCACCCGGGTCGCCTGGAACTGCCCGGGCAGATATCCACTCCGCTCGAACCCGGTCTGGCCGAACCCGCCCCCGAGCGACACGAACCCGGGCAGGTCCGCGTTCTCGGAGCCGAGGCCGTAAGAGACCCACGCCCCGACCCCCGGATGGACGGCGTCGATCCGGCCGGTGGCCAGGAAGTTCGCGGCCGGCGAGTGGTTCGGATTGATCGCGTGGACGGCCCGCAATACGCACAACTCGTCGGCGCACTCCCGGATGTTCGGGAGCAGGTCGCTCACCATCAGCCCGGACTTCCCGCCCGGCTGGAACTTGAACGGGGAGGGCAGCAACCCGCCGGTGATTCGCTCGGTCCGGAGGTCGGCGCTGCCCGGCCGCTTTCCGGCGTGACTCGCGAGAACCGGCTTCGGGTCGAACG from the Fimbriiglobus ruber genome contains:
- a CDS encoding DNA integrity scanning protein DisA nucleotide-binding domain protein, which produces MSLPLQTTQLIQAARDLVKGLPADAVLLLTETSLDWDEVGRILVGCKLFVAAENPALTKPLRDRPEWHVIDLEVDPIPTQERLSNALLHAITSNLLQPGAHVVVLYNGIATQEDAPEPIDSVSVIHLGEHLGRMTSQDLRVLGTSVPMDVLRSVVELSTEIGREGREGQPIGTVLVVGDTRRVLKMSRFQNFNPFRGYTKAERDIRNRDVREQIKEIAKLDGAILIGRDGIAEAACLYLDVPSDGIDLAKGFGSRHMAAAGISQHTKAIAFCVSQSSGSSRVFQDGLVKLHIEPLARPHVWQPVRLETHDADGAEEGHD
- a CDS encoding DUF1501 domain-containing protein; this encodes MTQPDPADPFGPTRRSFLRELGGSVGLLGLASYLKAADAPAVPPATPGKPHFKPRARRVIFLFMAGGPSHLDTFDPKPVLASHAGKRPGSADLRTERITGGLLPSPFKFQPGGKSGLMVSDLLPNIRECADELCVLRAVHAINPNHSPAANFLATGRIDAVHPGVGAWVSYGLGSENADLPGFVSLGGGFGQTGFERSGYLPGQFQATRVTAAESDPEKMIRHLRNPAIAPADQKRQLDVLQAFNRAHATANGNDPQLEARVRAMETAFRMQSAAGEAFDVRRETPRDRDAYGEGEFARGCLLARRLVERGVRFVQLSLGGWDHHARINDELKKKCGQIDRPIAALLKDLRQRGLLDDTLVVWGGEFGRTPVSENGDGRDHNHYGFTMWMAGGGVKGGMVHGATDEFGFRAADGQVSVHDLHATILHLLGLDHERLTYRYSGRDFRLTDVHGRVVNEILA